Proteins encoded in a region of the Manis javanica isolate MJ-LG chromosome 15, MJ_LKY, whole genome shotgun sequence genome:
- the METTL6 gene encoding tRNA N(3)-cytidine methyltransferase METTL6 isoform X1 encodes MALQRKGLQARILSSEEVEKLKRDQTLVSDFKQQKLEQEAQKNWDLFYKRNSINFFKDRHWTTREFEELRSCREFEDQKLTMLEAGCGVGNCLFPLLEEDLNIFAYACDFSPRAVEYVKQNPLYDTERCKVFQCDLTKDDLLEHVPIESVDVVMLIFVLSAVHPDKMHLVLQNIYKVLKPGKNVLFRDYGLYDHAMLRFKAGSKLGENFYVRQDGTRSYFFTDEFLAQLFRDAGYEEVVNEYVFRETVNKKEGLCVPRVFLQSKFQKSPRNPAPLTLGLGHKS; translated from the exons ATGGCTTTGCAAAGAAAAGGGCTGCAGGCAAGGATTCTCAGCtctgaggaagtggagaaattgAAAAGAGACCAAACTTTAGTGTCtgattttaaacagcaaaaactGGAACAAGAGGCTCAGAAGAACTGGGACCttttttacaaaagaaatagtattaatttcttcaaagacagacACTGGACCACCAGAGAGTTTGAAGAGCTCAGATCATGTAGGGAG TTTGAAGATCAAAAATTGACTATGCTTGAAGCTGGTTGTGGGGTTGGGAACTGTTTATTCCCGCTTTTAGAAGAAGACCTGAATATTTTTGCTTATGCCTGTGATTTTTCTCCAAGAGCTGTTGAATATGTCAAG CAAAATCCTTTATATGACACAGAAAGATGCAAGGTATTCCAGTGTGATCTAACTAAAGATGACCTTCTGGAACATGTGCCCATAGAGTCTGTGGATGTTGTCATGTTGATATTTGTGCTATCTGCTGTTCACCCTGATAAGATGCACCTTGTCTTGCAAAACATTTACAAG gtGTTAAAACCAGGCAAAAATGTCTTGTTTCGTGACTATGGGCTCTACGATCATGCCATGCTTCGGTTTAAAGCCGGCAGCAAACTTGGAGAAAACTTTTATGTTAGGCAAGATGGAACCAGATCGTATTTTTTTACTGATG AATTCCTGGCTCAGCTCTTTAGGGATGCAGGTTATGAAGAAGTGGTGAACGAGTATGTATTtcgtgagactgtaaataaaaaagaaggcCTGTGTGTACCTAGAGTTTTCCTTCAGAGCAAATTCCAAAAGTCTCCAAGGAACCCAGCTCCTCTGACACTGGGCCTGGGTCACAAGTCCTGA
- the METTL6 gene encoding tRNA N(3)-cytidine methyltransferase METTL6 isoform X3 produces MALQRKGLQARILSSEEVEKLKRDQTLVSDFKQQKLEQEAQKNWDLFYKRNSINFFKDRHWTTREFEELRSCREFEDQKLTMLEAGCGVGNCLFPLLEEDLNIFAYACDFSPRAVEYVKQNPLYDTERCKVFQCDLTKDDLLEHVPIESVDVVMLIFVLSAVHPDKMHLVLQNIYKNSWLSSLGMQVMKKW; encoded by the exons ATGGCTTTGCAAAGAAAAGGGCTGCAGGCAAGGATTCTCAGCtctgaggaagtggagaaattgAAAAGAGACCAAACTTTAGTGTCtgattttaaacagcaaaaactGGAACAAGAGGCTCAGAAGAACTGGGACCttttttacaaaagaaatagtattaatttcttcaaagacagacACTGGACCACCAGAGAGTTTGAAGAGCTCAGATCATGTAGGGAG TTTGAAGATCAAAAATTGACTATGCTTGAAGCTGGTTGTGGGGTTGGGAACTGTTTATTCCCGCTTTTAGAAGAAGACCTGAATATTTTTGCTTATGCCTGTGATTTTTCTCCAAGAGCTGTTGAATATGTCAAG CAAAATCCTTTATATGACACAGAAAGATGCAAGGTATTCCAGTGTGATCTAACTAAAGATGACCTTCTGGAACATGTGCCCATAGAGTCTGTGGATGTTGTCATGTTGATATTTGTGCTATCTGCTGTTCACCCTGATAAGATGCACCTTGTCTTGCAAAACATTTACAAG AATTCCTGGCTCAGCTCTTTAGGGATGCAGGTTATGAAGAAGTGGTGA
- the METTL6 gene encoding tRNA N(3)-cytidine methyltransferase METTL6 isoform X2 — protein sequence MALQRKGLQARILSSEEVEKLKRDQTLVSDFKQQKLEQEAQKNWDLFYKRNSINFFKDRHWTTREFEELRSCREFEDQKLTMLEAGCGVGNCLFPLLEEDLNIFAYACDFSPRAVEYVKQNPLYDTERCKVFQCDLTKDDLLEHVPIESVDVVMLIFVLSAVHPDKMHLVLQNIYKVFFIFLDSDKLIPNLHERTESKHS from the exons ATGGCTTTGCAAAGAAAAGGGCTGCAGGCAAGGATTCTCAGCtctgaggaagtggagaaattgAAAAGAGACCAAACTTTAGTGTCtgattttaaacagcaaaaactGGAACAAGAGGCTCAGAAGAACTGGGACCttttttacaaaagaaatagtattaatttcttcaaagacagacACTGGACCACCAGAGAGTTTGAAGAGCTCAGATCATGTAGGGAG TTTGAAGATCAAAAATTGACTATGCTTGAAGCTGGTTGTGGGGTTGGGAACTGTTTATTCCCGCTTTTAGAAGAAGACCTGAATATTTTTGCTTATGCCTGTGATTTTTCTCCAAGAGCTGTTGAATATGTCAAG CAAAATCCTTTATATGACACAGAAAGATGCAAGGTATTCCAGTGTGATCTAACTAAAGATGACCTTCTGGAACATGTGCCCATAGAGTCTGTGGATGTTGTCATGTTGATATTTGTGCTATCTGCTGTTCACCCTGATAAGATGCACCTTGTCTTGCAAAACATTTACAAG gttttttttatttttttggacaGTGACAAGCTGATTCCAAATTTACATGAAAGAACAGAGTCAAAACACTCCTGA